Proteins encoded within one genomic window of Streptomyces sp. NBC_00523:
- a CDS encoding succinate dehydrogenase iron-sulfur subunit yields the protein MATPTLDKADKAPEPEAGFADSPYITATFRIRRFNPEVSDEAQWQDFQIEIDPKERVLDALHKIKWDQDGTLTFRRSCAHGICGSDAMRINGKNRLACKTLIKDLSPEKPITIEAIKGLTVLKDLVVDMDPFFQAYRDVMPFLITKGNEPTRERLQSPEDRERFDDTTKCILCAACTSSCPVFWNDGQYFGPAAIVNAHRFIFDSRDEGGEQRLEILNDRDGVWRCRTTFNCTDACPRGIEVTKAIQEVKRALITRRF from the coding sequence ATGGCTACACCCACCCTGGACAAGGCCGACAAGGCTCCCGAGCCCGAGGCCGGCTTCGCCGACTCGCCGTACATCACGGCCACGTTCCGCATCCGGCGGTTCAACCCGGAGGTCTCCGACGAGGCCCAGTGGCAGGACTTCCAGATCGAGATCGACCCGAAGGAGCGTGTCCTCGACGCCCTTCACAAGATCAAGTGGGACCAGGACGGGACGCTCACGTTCCGCCGGTCCTGCGCGCACGGCATCTGCGGTTCGGACGCCATGCGGATCAACGGCAAGAACAGGCTCGCCTGCAAGACGCTGATCAAGGACCTGAGTCCGGAGAAGCCGATCACGATCGAGGCCATCAAGGGCCTCACGGTCCTCAAGGACCTCGTGGTCGACATGGACCCGTTCTTCCAGGCGTACCGCGACGTCATGCCCTTCCTCATCACCAAGGGGAACGAGCCGACCCGCGAGCGTCTGCAGTCCCCCGAGGACCGCGAGCGCTTCGACGACACCACCAAGTGCATCCTGTGCGCCGCGTGCACGTCCTCGTGCCCGGTGTTCTGGAACGACGGCCAGTACTTCGGCCCGGCGGCGATCGTCAACGCGCACCGCTTCATCTTCGACTCGCGCGACGAGGGCGGCGAGCAGCGCCTGGAGATCCTCAACGACCGTGACGGTGTGTGGCGTTGCCGCACCACCTTCAACTGCACGGACGCCTGCCCGCGTGGCATCGAGGTCACCAAGGCGATCCAGGAGGTCAAGCGCGCGCTGATCACGCGTCGCTTCTGA